One window of uncultured Erythrobacter sp. genomic DNA carries:
- a CDS encoding DUF448 domain-containing protein, producing MRTPPNERVSSDIAERPAPGSKADNASGSERRCVLSGEVSPREELIRLAISPTGEVLPDPAGKAPGRGAWIAPDRAALESAMAGGHLKGALNRAFKGGPDGVSLSYSDNLAQALADGLTRNLLDRLGLELRGCNIVLGSSRIEEQARTGRIALLLHARDSSEDGRKKLDQAWRVGSDAEGSGMRGTVLPLDRDALSVALGRENVVHLGVSGQSGPRNTGRSSAAGRIGQAVTRLSRYLGSDPPR from the coding sequence ATGCGGACTCCACCCAATGAGCGCGTAAGTTCCGACATCGCTGAACGGCCAGCTCCCGGTTCAAAAGCAGACAATGCTTCCGGGAGCGAGCGCCGCTGTGTGCTTTCGGGCGAGGTTTCGCCGCGCGAAGAGCTGATCCGGCTTGCCATCTCACCGACCGGCGAAGTGCTGCCAGATCCCGCTGGCAAAGCGCCGGGACGGGGTGCCTGGATCGCGCCTGACCGCGCCGCGCTTGAAAGTGCGATGGCGGGTGGCCATCTCAAGGGCGCATTAAACCGGGCATTCAAGGGCGGACCGGACGGGGTAAGCCTTTCCTACAGCGACAATTTGGCCCAAGCACTCGCCGACGGGCTGACCCGCAATCTGCTGGACCGGCTGGGGCTGGAACTGCGCGGCTGCAATATCGTGCTGGGTTCATCGCGGATCGAGGAACAGGCGCGCACCGGGCGCATCGCCTTGCTCCTCCATGCGCGCGACAGCAGCGAAGACGGGCGTAAAAAGCTCGATCAGGCGTGGCGCGTGGGCTCGGACGCCGAAGGGTCGGGAATGCGCGGCACCGTCTTGCCACTGGACCGCGATGCGCTGTCTGTGGCATTGGGCCGCGAAAATGTCGTCCATTTGGGCGTTTCGGGCCAGAGCGGGCCGCGCAATACAGGGCGCAGCTCGGCAGCGGGCCGGATTGGGCAGGCGGTCACACGCCTGTCGCGATACCTGGGGAGCGATCCTCCCCGATAG
- the pspF gene encoding phage shock protein operon transcriptional activator, with protein MERENQFIGQSGAFLDAVERASRAAPMSRPVLVIGERGTGKELIAERLHRLSSRWDEPLVTMNCAALPETLIEAELFGHEAGAFTGATKARVGRFEEADKGTLFLDELGTLSMGAQERLLRAVEYGEVTRIGSSRPIRVDVRIVAATNDDLPALAESGEFRADLLDRLSFEVITLPPLRVREGDVGVLAEYFARRMAAELDWHSWPGFANHVMGQLEDYAWPGNVRELRNVVERAVYRWDNPEAPIAHVQFDPFDSPWKPIAPSHRQPQARPAAPSPASGSAGTDNAQSAPAPSELEHVDDLRAAVDAHERAIVEHALGKHRWNQRQTAKALGLSYDQLRHAIKKHGLLEESE; from the coding sequence GTGGAACGCGAAAACCAGTTTATCGGCCAGTCTGGCGCCTTTCTCGACGCGGTCGAGCGTGCCAGCCGTGCTGCGCCGATGAGCCGTCCTGTGCTCGTCATTGGCGAGCGCGGGACCGGCAAGGAACTGATCGCCGAGCGTCTCCACCGCCTGTCCTCACGCTGGGACGAACCGCTGGTCACAATGAACTGCGCGGCGCTTCCCGAAACGCTGATCGAGGCCGAATTGTTCGGCCACGAAGCGGGGGCTTTCACCGGCGCTACCAAAGCGCGCGTGGGAAGGTTTGAGGAAGCCGATAAGGGCACTCTATTTCTCGACGAACTGGGCACTTTGTCGATGGGCGCGCAGGAACGGCTGCTGAGGGCGGTCGAATATGGCGAGGTCACGCGCATCGGATCCTCGCGCCCGATCCGCGTCGATGTGCGCATTGTTGCTGCGACCAATGACGATCTGCCTGCACTGGCGGAATCGGGCGAGTTTCGCGCCGACCTGCTCGACCGGTTGAGCTTTGAAGTGATCACACTGCCGCCCTTGCGAGTGCGCGAGGGCGATGTTGGCGTGCTTGCGGAATATTTCGCGCGGCGCATGGCGGCAGAGCTCGACTGGCACAGCTGGCCGGGCTTTGCGAACCATGTGATGGGGCAGCTTGAGGATTACGCCTGGCCCGGCAATGTGCGCGAGCTGCGCAATGTGGTGGAGCGCGCGGTCTATCGCTGGGACAATCCCGAAGCGCCGATCGCGCATGTCCAGTTTGACCCGTTTGACAGCCCGTGGAAGCCGATCGCGCCCTCGCACCGCCAGCCGCAAGCGCGGCCCGCTGCGCCGTCACCCGCTTCTGGTTCTGCCGGAACAGACAATGCGCAATCTGCGCCGGCTCCATCCGAACTGGAACATGTCGACGATCTGCGCGCCGCGGTCGATGCGCATGAGCGCGCGATTGTCGAACATGCGCTGGGCAAGCACCGCTGGAACCAGCGCCAGACCGCCAAGGCACTGGGCCTCAGCTATGACCAGCTGCGCCATGCGATCAAGAAACACGGTCTGCTGGAAGAGAGCGAGTAG
- the infB gene encoding translation initiation factor IF-2 — protein MSDEPEKRTRKPLSLKGAQPGEVKQTFSHGRTNKVAVEVKRKRKLVKPGEAPPPPAPEPTPEPAPAPVAQSPKPAAPKKPAASAETAQERVARMQREAEEARLKMAEEARKRDDQKAKQSAEEEKKRAAENKKAEAEAEKRAAEETNAAAEAEAAPAAEAEEAPADPGSPTPAARKFTPVARPEPKRPEKKKKEDKRAAKDTGGGNDKRRSGKLTVTKALNEDEGRRARSLAALKRAREKERRLQGGGSSKPREKQVRDVVVPEAITVGELAKRMGEKGADLVKELFNLDMMVTVNQTIDQDTAELLVEQFGHNIQKVSEADVDIADEEDADPAETLKPRPPVVTIMGHVDHGKTSLLDALRGANVVKGEAGGITQHIGSYQITTKDKQKITFLDTPGHAAFSEMRARGANVTDIVVLVVAADDGIMPQTIEAINHTKASGVPMIVAINKMDKPEANPDNIRTRLLEHEVIVESMSGDVQDVEISALKKTGLDDLIEKINLQAELLELKARPDRDADATVIEAQLDKGRGPVATVLVTRGTLKRGDTFVVGTESGRVRAIVNDQGKQIKEAGPSMPVEVLGLGGVPSAGDKLTVVENEQRAREVAQYRQEKATEKRTALAPTSFDTMFNNLASNVIEWPVLVKADVQGSVEAIVNALHNISNDEIKVRVLNAGVGAITESDVTLAAASNAPIIGFNVRPNAKARDLVKRDGVRMMYYDVIYHLTDEVAKEMAGELGPERIETVVGRADVKEVFRSGKKDKAAGLLVTEGVIRKGLHARLTREDVIVSATTIASLRRFKDDVDEVRSGLECGVVLEDTNDIQPGDSLEIFEVELRERTLEVG, from the coding sequence ATGAGCGACGAACCAGAAAAACGCACCCGTAAACCGCTGAGCCTGAAAGGTGCCCAGCCAGGCGAGGTCAAACAGACCTTTAGCCATGGCCGGACCAACAAGGTTGCGGTCGAGGTGAAGCGCAAGCGCAAGCTCGTCAAACCGGGCGAAGCGCCTCCGCCGCCTGCGCCTGAGCCGACACCCGAGCCCGCGCCCGCTCCCGTAGCGCAATCGCCCAAGCCGGCTGCGCCCAAAAAGCCCGCCGCCTCTGCCGAAACCGCGCAAGAGCGCGTCGCACGCATGCAGCGCGAGGCTGAGGAAGCACGCCTTAAAATGGCCGAAGAGGCCCGCAAGCGCGACGATCAGAAGGCCAAGCAGAGCGCCGAAGAAGAGAAGAAGCGCGCAGCTGAGAACAAGAAGGCCGAGGCCGAAGCCGAGAAACGCGCCGCTGAAGAAACCAATGCTGCAGCCGAGGCTGAAGCCGCTCCAGCCGCCGAAGCCGAAGAGGCTCCCGCTGATCCGGGCAGCCCGACGCCCGCCGCTCGTAAGTTCACGCCAGTCGCTCGGCCTGAACCCAAGCGTCCGGAAAAGAAGAAGAAAGAAGACAAGCGCGCTGCCAAGGATACTGGCGGCGGCAATGACAAGCGCCGTTCTGGCAAACTGACCGTCACCAAAGCGCTGAACGAGGATGAAGGCCGCCGTGCGCGGAGCCTCGCCGCGCTCAAACGTGCGCGTGAAAAAGAGCGCCGCCTGCAAGGTGGTGGCTCCTCCAAGCCGCGCGAGAAGCAGGTTCGCGACGTTGTCGTTCCCGAAGCCATCACCGTGGGCGAACTCGCCAAACGGATGGGCGAAAAGGGCGCGGACCTAGTCAAAGAGCTGTTCAATCTCGACATGATGGTCACCGTCAACCAGACGATCGATCAGGACACCGCAGAGCTGCTGGTCGAACAGTTCGGCCACAATATCCAAAAGGTCTCAGAGGCCGATGTCGACATCGCCGACGAAGAGGATGCGGATCCGGCAGAAACGCTGAAACCGCGTCCGCCGGTCGTCACGATCATGGGCCATGTCGATCACGGCAAGACCTCGCTGCTTGATGCCCTGCGCGGTGCCAATGTGGTGAAGGGTGAAGCCGGTGGGATTACCCAGCATATCGGCAGCTATCAGATCACGACGAAGGACAAGCAGAAGATCACCTTCCTCGACACGCCGGGCCACGCCGCATTCTCGGAAATGCGTGCGCGCGGTGCCAATGTGACCGATATCGTGGTTCTGGTTGTCGCCGCCGATGACGGCATTATGCCGCAGACGATCGAGGCGATTAATCACACCAAGGCCTCCGGCGTTCCGATGATCGTTGCGATCAACAAGATGGACAAGCCAGAGGCCAATCCGGACAATATCCGCACCCGCCTGCTCGAACACGAAGTGATCGTGGAATCGATGTCGGGTGATGTGCAGGATGTCGAGATTTCGGCGCTTAAGAAAACCGGCCTTGATGACCTGATCGAGAAGATCAATCTTCAGGCCGAACTGCTCGAGCTTAAGGCCCGCCCGGACCGCGATGCCGATGCAACCGTGATCGAAGCGCAGCTCGACAAGGGCCGCGGTCCTGTCGCAACTGTGCTGGTGACGCGCGGCACGCTGAAGCGCGGCGACACATTCGTCGTCGGCACCGAAAGCGGCCGTGTGCGCGCCATCGTCAACGATCAGGGCAAGCAGATCAAGGAAGCTGGCCCCTCGATGCCGGTCGAAGTCCTCGGCCTTGGCGGCGTGCCGTCAGCCGGTGACAAGCTGACCGTGGTCGAGAACGAACAGCGTGCGCGCGAAGTTGCGCAATATCGTCAGGAAAAGGCGACGGAAAAGCGCACCGCGCTCGCCCCGACCAGCTTCGATACGATGTTCAACAACCTCGCATCGAATGTGATCGAATGGCCCGTTCTGGTGAAGGCCGATGTGCAAGGCTCGGTCGAAGCGATCGTCAACGCGCTGCACAATATCTCGAATGACGAGATCAAGGTGCGCGTTCTCAACGCTGGCGTGGGTGCGATTACCGAAAGCGACGTGACGCTCGCGGCGGCATCGAACGCGCCGATCATCGGCTTTAATGTTCGTCCGAATGCGAAAGCGCGCGACCTCGTCAAACGCGACGGCGTGCGGATGATGTATTACGATGTGATCTATCACCTCACCGACGAAGTCGCGAAAGAGATGGCTGGCGAGCTTGGCCCCGAACGGATCGAAACCGTGGTTGGCCGTGCCGACGTCAAGGAAGTCTTCCGCTCGGGCAAGAAGGACAAGGCTGCCGGCCTGCTCGTCACCGAAGGCGTCATCCGCAAAGGTCTCCACGCGCGTCTCACCCGCGAAGATGTCATTGTTTCAGCAACGACCATCGCCTCGCTGCGGCGCTTCAAGGACGACGTGGACGAAGTCCGCTCGGGCCTCGAATGCGGCGTTGTGCTGGAAGACACGAACGACATCCAGCCGGGCGACAGCCTCGAAATCTTCGAGGTCGAACTGCGCGAACGGACGTTGGAGGTTGGCTAA
- a CDS encoding ArsI/CadI family heavy metal resistance metalloenzyme, which yields MKRLHVSLGVSDLAASTRFYSAMFGHAPTLERDGYAQWELEDPSVNFVIEASADRHGVTHLGVQASNEQELQEQYTRVDATGHEVLDQGDTQCCYAKSTKNWVSDPDGTLWETFQTHSRSDEYGEVLAAEQVPAPQRQSAGCC from the coding sequence ATGAAACGACTTCATGTAAGCCTCGGCGTCAGCGATCTGGCGGCCTCGACCCGGTTCTATTCCGCCATGTTTGGCCACGCCCCGACGCTGGAGCGCGATGGCTATGCGCAATGGGAACTCGAAGATCCTTCGGTCAATTTCGTGATCGAGGCCTCGGCTGATCGGCACGGGGTGACGCATCTGGGGGTTCAGGCCTCGAACGAGCAGGAGCTGCAAGAGCAATATACCCGCGTCGATGCGACGGGGCACGAAGTCCTCGACCAGGGCGACACGCAATGCTGCTACGCCAAATCGACCAAGAATTGGGTGAGCGATCCGGACGGAACCTTGTGGGAGACCTTCCAGACGCACAGCCGCAGCGATGAATATGGCGAAGTGCTCGCCGCAGAGCAGGTGCCTGCACCGCAAAGACAGTCGGCTGGCTGCTGCTAA
- a CDS encoding metalloregulator ArsR/SmtB family transcription factor, translating to MIAVKQLAALAQEHRLDVFRALVKAGNTGLAAGQIAMKLGLPASSLSFHLSHLRESGLVSDERQGRSIIYRANFGRMQGLLDYLLKECCADEDCTDNLVAAQLARKV from the coding sequence ATGATCGCCGTCAAACAGCTTGCCGCGCTCGCGCAAGAGCACCGGCTCGACGTTTTTCGCGCTCTGGTGAAGGCAGGTAATACCGGCCTTGCAGCCGGACAGATCGCGATGAAGCTCGGCCTGCCTGCAAGCTCGCTGTCTTTTCACCTCTCGCATCTGCGCGAATCCGGTCTGGTCAGTGACGAGCGTCAGGGCCGTTCGATCATCTACCGCGCCAATTTTGGCCGGATGCAGGGGCTGCTCGATTATCTCCTCAAAGAATGCTGCGCGGACGAAGATTGCACCGACAATCTGGTCGCGGCACAGCTCGCAAGGAAAGTGTGA
- the pspA gene encoding phage shock protein PspA: MRKAKVSRLDAEIEALRRSPTPTQTHENGREIEESHGRTNPFLDGVAFMGIFSRTRDIIAANFNDMLDNADDPSKMIRMIILEMEETLVEVRASAARTIADQKEMHRHVVKLDRLQKDWGEKAQLALSKDREDLARAALVEKKKASDMGDQLRAEIAVLDDALRAYEADIQKLQHRLREARSRQTQIAARLESAENRVKLRTLMSTERTDEALARFDQLERRVDFAEGRADALSIAEEGTPSLSDEIAALAGADAIDDELAEMKKALGKPDASDKGE, encoded by the coding sequence CTGCGTAAAGCGAAGGTCTCCCGGCTTGATGCGGAAATCGAGGCCTTGCGCAGGAGCCCCACTCCGACGCAAACTCACGAAAATGGCCGGGAGATCGAAGAATCGCATGGCCGCACCAACCCGTTCCTAGATGGAGTAGCCTTTATGGGCATTTTCAGCCGCACTCGTGACATTATCGCCGCGAACTTCAATGACATGCTCGACAATGCCGACGACCCGTCGAAGATGATCCGCATGATCATCCTCGAAATGGAGGAGACGCTGGTCGAGGTTCGGGCAAGCGCGGCGCGGACGATTGCCGATCAGAAAGAGATGCATCGCCACGTGGTCAAGCTTGACCGCTTGCAGAAAGACTGGGGCGAGAAGGCTCAGCTGGCGCTGTCGAAAGACCGCGAAGATCTGGCCCGCGCTGCTCTGGTCGAGAAGAAAAAGGCGAGCGACATGGGCGACCAGCTGCGCGCCGAGATCGCAGTGCTTGATGATGCGCTGCGCGCCTACGAGGCCGACATCCAGAAGCTCCAGCATCGTCTGCGCGAAGCCCGCAGCCGCCAGACGCAGATCGCTGCCCGCCTTGAGAGTGCAGAGAACCGCGTCAAGCTGCGCACGCTGATGAGCACCGAGCGCACCGACGAGGCGCTGGCACGTTTCGACCAGCTCGAACGCCGCGTCGATTTCGCCGAAGGGCGCGCCGATGCGCTGAGTATCGCTGAGGAAGGCACGCCCTCCCTCTCCGACGAGATCGCCGCGCTGGCAGGCGCCGATGCGATCGATGATGAACTTGCAGAAATGAAAAAGGCGCTCGGCAAGCCCGACGCCTCCGACAAAGGGGAATAA
- a CDS encoding SufE family protein: MRSLDDILEEYEFLEGDERYRLLIELGRELEEMPAALKTDATLVRGCSAAVWVYPTDTAGGGKLHFLADSNAAITKGIVALVISAVQDRPATEVAAMDVMGALSPFDLKNQLSSNRTQGVPNMIALVQEHAARLAAA; the protein is encoded by the coding sequence ATGCGATCTCTTGATGACATCTTAGAAGAATACGAATTCCTCGAAGGCGATGAGCGTTACCGGCTGCTGATCGAGCTGGGGCGCGAGCTGGAGGAAATGCCCGCTGCCCTCAAAACCGACGCCACATTGGTGCGCGGATGTTCGGCGGCGGTCTGGGTTTACCCGACCGACACAGCTGGCGGCGGCAAGCTCCACTTCCTCGCCGACAGCAACGCCGCGATCACCAAGGGGATTGTCGCGCTGGTTATTTCCGCGGTGCAGGACCGGCCAGCTACCGAAGTCGCCGCGATGGACGTGATGGGCGCGCTTTCGCCCTTTGACCTAAAGAACCAGCTATCGAGCAACCGCACGCAGGGCGTCCCCAATATGATCGCGCTTGTGCAGGAGCATGCGGCGCGGCTGGCTGCGGCATAG
- a CDS encoding PaaI family thioesterase yields MDWEKEIQAGADGSPHSNLLGSRFVSFDEATSTATMRFTVRKEMCTWRGGVQGGLVAGYLDDVMGYAYVAATGGEMAPLNLEISMSLIRLIPEGPLIGKGRVVKSGRKVVFLEGELWSEDGKLMARSTSTALPTPRPSSSGTGMPD; encoded by the coding sequence ATGGACTGGGAAAAGGAAATCCAGGCGGGCGCAGATGGCTCTCCGCATTCGAACCTTCTTGGCTCGCGGTTCGTCTCCTTCGACGAGGCGACCAGCACCGCCACCATGCGCTTCACTGTGCGCAAAGAGATGTGCACATGGCGCGGGGGCGTGCAGGGGGGATTGGTTGCGGGCTATCTCGATGATGTGATGGGCTATGCCTATGTCGCGGCCACTGGCGGCGAAATGGCGCCGCTCAACCTTGAAATCTCGATGAGCCTCATCCGCCTGATCCCCGAAGGCCCGCTGATCGGGAAGGGCCGCGTGGTCAAATCGGGGCGCAAGGTCGTCTTTCTCGAAGGCGAGCTTTGGTCAGAAGACGGCAAACTGATGGCGCGCTCGACCTCGACCGCGCTGCCCACGCCGCGCCCGTCTTCGTCTGGCACAGGTATGCCCGACTGA
- the pspB gene encoding envelope stress response membrane protein PspB encodes MEAELIVIPALFIGLPWLILHYVTKWKTAATITTDDEVLLEELYNLAKRLDERMDTVERLVAHDDPTFNPVKRLQADQDADNQQLRELEQLLAEKKGATQ; translated from the coding sequence GTGGAAGCCGAACTAATTGTCATCCCGGCGCTGTTTATTGGCCTTCCGTGGCTGATCCTGCACTACGTCACCAAGTGGAAGACCGCCGCAACGATCACCACAGATGACGAAGTGCTGCTCGAGGAACTCTACAACCTCGCCAAGCGGCTTGATGAGCGGATGGACACGGTCGAGCGCCTCGTTGCGCATGACGATCCAACCTTCAATCCGGTCAAGCGCCTTCAGGCCGACCAAGACGCCGATAACCAGCAACTGCGCGAGCTTGAACAATTGCTCGCCGAGAAAAAGGGAGCCACCCAATGA
- the rimP gene encoding ribosome maturation protein RimP gives MTDIARLTDLIEPEAEALGFELVRVKMVPSEAGDGGEALQIMAEDPATGQLVIEQCAALSRRVSEMMDAREEAGETLVEGAFHLEVSSPGIDRPLTREKDFANWAGHEARIVMAKSYAKDADVKRTYKGELVGIESGMVAIDDAKTGRATLPRNEIHSAKLVLTDALIAATKPVDASGADEVIEDTQEEKADD, from the coding sequence ATGACAGATATTGCGCGCCTGACTGACCTGATCGAACCGGAAGCGGAAGCTTTGGGTTTTGAACTCGTGCGCGTGAAGATGGTGCCGTCCGAAGCGGGTGACGGCGGCGAGGCTTTGCAGATCATGGCCGAAGACCCCGCAACCGGTCAGCTGGTGATCGAGCAATGCGCCGCGCTGTCGCGCCGTGTCTCCGAAATGATGGATGCGCGCGAGGAAGCAGGCGAGACGCTTGTTGAAGGGGCCTTTCACCTCGAAGTCAGCTCGCCCGGCATCGACCGCCCGCTGACGCGTGAGAAAGACTTTGCCAATTGGGCAGGTCACGAAGCGCGGATCGTCATGGCGAAAAGCTACGCCAAGGATGCCGACGTCAAGCGGACCTATAAGGGCGAGCTTGTCGGGATCGAATCTGGTATGGTCGCAATTGACGATGCCAAGACGGGGCGCGCGACGCTGCCCCGCAATGAAATTCACAGCGCAAAGCTCGTCCTCACCGACGCGCTGATCGCTGCTACCAAACCTGTCGACGCCAGCGGCGCCGATGAAGTGATCGAAGACACTCAAGAAGAAAAGGCAGACGACTGA
- the pspC gene encoding envelope stress response membrane protein PspC produces the protein MNSPRTTLYRDSAHSKLFGVCSGISEYTGVSRFWVRVGAVISVFATGGWSIPAYLIAGIALKKKPPHLYRDVQEEQYWQRVRQSPSRSAREIRARFRDIDRRLADVETYYVSNNPRLTAQIEELR, from the coding sequence ATGAACAGCCCGCGCACAACACTTTACCGCGACAGCGCGCATTCCAAATTGTTTGGTGTGTGCTCGGGGATCTCCGAATATACCGGGGTCAGCCGTTTCTGGGTCCGGGTGGGTGCAGTCATCTCTGTCTTCGCAACAGGAGGTTGGTCAATTCCGGCCTATCTGATCGCCGGCATCGCTCTCAAAAAGAAACCGCCGCATCTCTATCGCGATGTTCAGGAAGAGCAATACTGGCAGCGCGTGCGTCAAAGCCCGAGCCGCTCGGCCCGCGAAATCCGCGCCCGTTTCCGCGATATCGACCGCCGGTTGGCGGATGTCGAAACCTATTACGTCAGCAACAATCCGCGCCTGACCGCGCAGATCGAAGAGCTGCGCTGA
- the nusA gene encoding transcription termination factor NusA, with protein MASAISANKAELLAIANSVASEKMIDKSIVIEAMEEAIQKSARNRYGAENDIRAKLDPVTGDLTLWRVVEVVEEVEDYFKQVDLKQGQKLQEGAALGDFIVDPLPPVDLGRIDAQSAKQVIFQKVRDAERERQFEEFKDRAGEVITGVIKSVEFGHVIVNLGRAEGVIRRDQQIPREAARVGERVRALITKVERNNRGPQIFLSRAAPDFMRKLFAQEVPEIYDGIIEIKAAARDPGSRAKIGVISHDSSIDPVGACVGMKGSRVQAVVQELQGEKIDIIPWSEETATFVVNALQPATVARVVLDEEENRIEVVVPDDQLSLAIGRRGQNVRLASQLTGHQIDIMTEEEASEKRTKEFAERSKMFEEELDVDETLSQLLVAEGFAELEEVAYVQLEELAAIEGFDEELAEELQNRALEAIERQEEAHRITRRELGVEDGLAEMPHLSEAMLVTLGKAGIKTLDDLADLATDELIAKKREAPRRRNNSPDGPPMRRPPQREQDKGGVLGEYGLSEEQGNEIIMAARAHWFEDEEPAAAPAEPDNQEAADADSTQ; from the coding sequence ATGGCCAGTGCCATTTCCGCCAACAAGGCAGAACTGCTCGCAATTGCGAACTCCGTTGCATCGGAGAAAATGATCGACAAAAGCATCGTGATCGAAGCGATGGAAGAAGCGATCCAGAAGTCCGCGCGCAACCGCTACGGTGCCGAAAACGACATCCGCGCAAAGCTCGATCCCGTAACCGGCGATCTGACGCTGTGGCGCGTTGTCGAAGTCGTCGAAGAGGTTGAGGATTACTTCAAGCAGGTGGACCTGAAACAGGGCCAGAAACTGCAGGAAGGCGCCGCGCTTGGCGACTTCATCGTCGATCCGCTGCCGCCGGTCGATCTGGGCCGCATCGACGCGCAAAGCGCCAAGCAGGTGATCTTCCAGAAGGTCCGCGATGCCGAGCGTGAGCGTCAGTTCGAAGAGTTCAAGGACCGCGCGGGCGAGGTTATCACCGGCGTGATCAAATCGGTCGAGTTCGGCCATGTGATCGTCAATTTGGGCCGCGCCGAGGGCGTCATTCGCCGCGACCAGCAGATCCCGCGCGAAGCCGCTCGCGTCGGAGAACGCGTCCGCGCGCTCATCACCAAGGTGGAGCGCAACAATCGCGGTCCGCAGATCTTCCTGTCGCGCGCCGCGCCTGATTTCATGCGCAAGCTGTTCGCGCAGGAAGTGCCCGAAATCTACGACGGCATTATCGAGATCAAGGCCGCTGCCCGCGATCCCGGCAGCCGCGCCAAGATCGGCGTCATCTCGCATGACAGCTCGATCGATCCGGTCGGCGCCTGTGTCGGCATGAAGGGTAGCCGCGTTCAGGCCGTCGTGCAGGAATTGCAGGGCGAAAAGATCGACATCATTCCGTGGTCGGAAGAAACCGCGACCTTCGTCGTCAACGCGCTCCAGCCTGCAACGGTTGCGCGTGTTGTTCTCGACGAGGAAGAAAACCGCATCGAGGTTGTCGTTCCTGACGACCAGCTCAGCCTCGCCATCGGCCGCCGCGGCCAGAATGTCCGTCTCGCCAGTCAGCTGACCGGTCACCAGATCGACATCATGACCGAGGAAGAGGCTTCCGAAAAGCGCACCAAGGAATTCGCCGAGCGCTCCAAGATGTTCGAAGAAGAACTCGACGTCGACGAAACGCTTTCGCAGCTGCTGGTGGCCGAAGGCTTCGCCGAGCTTGAAGAGGTTGCTTACGTCCAGCTTGAAGAACTCGCCGCGATCGAAGGCTTTGACGAAGAACTCGCCGAAGAGCTTCAGAACCGCGCGCTCGAAGCGATCGAGCGTCAGGAGGAAGCGCATCGCATCACCCGCCGTGAACTCGGCGTGGAAGACGGGCTCGCAGAAATGCCGCACCTGTCCGAAGCGATGCTGGTCACGCTTGGTAAGGCCGGGATCAAGACGCTTGATGATCTTGCCGACCTCGCCACGGACGAGCTGATCGCCAAGAAGCGTGAAGCTCCGCGCCGCCGCAACAACTCGCCTGACGGCCCGCCCATGCGGCGTCCCCCGCAGCGCGAGCAGGATAAAGGCGGCGTGCTGGGTGAGTATGGCCTCTCAGAAGAGCAGGGCAACGAGATCATCATGGCTGCGCGCGCGCACTGGTTCGAAGATGAGGAGCCGGCTGCGGCTCCCGCTGAGCCTGACAATCAGGAGGCCGCCGATGCGGACTCCACCCAATGA
- a CDS encoding PilZ domain-containing protein, whose translation MTQAASSANGPHEGDTAHSIGRRQAARLRLSIPARLVTLSDTRHCILIDLSRTGAQIGLEEPLEEGENAFLQIDGLDEFAEVVRSDIGPLGGINGVVFEEPLSDEQVISVRRFSESLETRERQAFRSEVRAWVTGCELK comes from the coding sequence ATGACTCAAGCCGCATCGTCCGCAAATGGCCCACACGAAGGCGATACAGCGCACTCCATCGGGCGGCGCCAGGCTGCGCGGCTCAGGCTTTCCATTCCCGCGCGGCTCGTGACCCTTTCTGATACGCGCCACTGTATCCTGATCGACCTGTCGCGCACCGGCGCGCAGATCGGTCTCGAAGAACCGCTCGAAGAAGGTGAAAACGCCTTCCTCCAGATCGATGGGTTGGACGAGTTTGCCGAAGTTGTTCGATCAGACATCGGACCTTTGGGCGGGATCAACGGGGTCGTTTTCGAAGAACCTCTTTCCGATGAACAGGTCATCAGCGTCCGTCGTTTTTCAGAGTCCTTGGAAACGAGAGAAAGACAGGCATTCCGTTCGGAAGTGCGCGCCTGGGTAACTGGCTGCGAGCTGAAGTAG